The genome window CAGTATATTATTCACTTCTGATTTCGATTACAGAATTTTAAATACtcataatacatatttttttttgtttgaagtTCTCACTATTTCTACAAGACTTTTTTTGTTTGAAGTTCTCACTATTTCTAcaagactttaatatatttgCACCACTTTCACGGATTCGGtccataaaatttttttaaaccttaaggtgttacaAAAAGGTCCAAATAAATCTTCttttatatttcaacactcccaacactcgaaatcccatttttttggattgaagAATAGATCACGGACGCTCATCTTTTGGACAACTAATATCTTGGAAGTTAAATACCTTCAACCAGACTCTGATATCATGTTGAAAAGACTATCTAAAATCTTAAGATGTTAGAAGGAAGGTAAATAGATTTCATACTATATTTCAACAAATAACATagacaaaagaaaaacaaatttatCTATTTTCCTTGCTAAGAGACATGTTAAACTAGTTTCTTCCAGTCCCGCCTAGTGGGATCTGACTTGATTCAGAGTACATACGCAACAGAGTGCCATAGTTCATGGGCCTGAATTTACGCTACTGGCAAATGGTACCCATGAATGGAGCCCAAACAGCAgccttttgaataaaaaaacaatttgtaCATAATACACAGTACAGGGAAAACAATTACAAGAAGCCATCCTCAAAGATTCTATAGTTCAGCAGTCTGTTTGGAGAAAAATATCACAGCTTCAAGAAACATATCATAACTAGAAATTTTTTATAAGGATATCGACACAATATACTAATTATGATCTCAGATAAGCATAATCGCATTACAAAAAATCTGCCTACACTGCTCTAAAATATGCATCCGGGACTAAAAGATAAGTAAATTCACTTAAAATAGAAATAGTATCCTGTCCTATATTATTTTGACCAAAAAATGTCCAGAATAGAGTAATCTAGTCCGAGCCTCTTCAGGCGTTAATGTTTTGCCACAACATTTGAGTTACAAACTCGAAATCAAGAGTTTGAATAGGAAAAATTACTAAGGAACAGCCGGGGACTTTTGAGAGCGAAAAGAGATGGTATAAGAAAAGTCTTAAAACTTAAAGGTATGACCTGGTTAAGCCAATAGTGAGACGATAACTACAACAACAATTAAGGCGAAGCAGGGTCAGGACTCCAGAAATATTGCAACTCTTTGAGCTTTTGGTTGCTTCCTCAAAAGTTTTAACCAACTCAAAAGTAATACACCTTAGGAGCTAAATACTCGATAGGATTCATGAGAAATAACATGCTTAGGTTTATACCACACTCTCAATCTATTACCTGCCTGGTAAAAACCAAGAGATTTGGACGTGAGAACTTCGCTACTGTCAAAATGAGAACCGCCAGTACATTGTGGGAAAATTCTTCTTATAGTACCAGACAATTGCCACAGCTAACATCAGGCTATTAAACCAATTCCAGCTACAGTTTTAGGATCAGCAAATATATATCATGAATCAATGATTAACAGTTCAGCAATTCCATTTCTGAAGGCCATATATAAATTAGAGTACCACTTAATTGGTTGTAGATCCAATATGATGCTGTTCCTCAAGGTGCATTATTGCCATATGCATATACTCTAAATCTTCAGCGTAAACTTTCCTAGTAGACATTTCAGTTTTTAACATTTTTAGCTGATTGCTGACCTGTAAACCTAGTTGGATACGTTCATTTTTGGACACTTCTTCAGGGCTTGAGGTATTTAATAGTAAATGAGCAGACCATTTGCAGTTGTCAACAATTTTATCGTTTAACCTGACAAAAGTGAAAACAGAATGATAAGAAATTAATATGCCAGATTCATAAAATGCATTATAGACTTCTAGGAAATGGAATATGCAACTGCGTTGTAGAGGTCTTGTATTAAAAAAGCAACTGACAAACCTCATCACaaatcaattttattctaattatAGAACGAATGACTATGTCCAACTTAAAGCTAATCAGTAGTTACTACTCCCTTACTTTTGCTGGCCAAAATTCAATAATTTggagttaaaaaaatttaaactatactttatactgTCAAATGTCATAACAACTTTCATAGAGAGATGATAATAACCACCAGATTTTTGAAGAAAGTACTTAACAACGTGAAGTACGGTACTTTCCCGCATATCTTTACATAAACAAAATCATGCAGCAAAATATCTGCAAAACAAAAAGTAATTTGACATAATATAGACATATTTACATCTGTATTGTTTGTTATGTACTACAATTAGAATTCTAGTTTACTAACATATGATACTTTAGCAGGGGAGATGAAACGAGATACAAGATAGAACAAAATAAGTATTCAGGTATAACGTTATGTGGTCCAGGTTGATGGACTCACAAACTGCCAAAAGACCTCTGCCTTGCTAATTAATAACAATCTTTATACTCAAAACAAAGGGACCTGTTTTACTACCAAATTAAGAACGATGTTTAAGGATATGTATTGATGTCAATGCATCTATTTATTAGTTGACCATATCAGAAGAGAAAAATCCTAGTGACATACTTACAAAATGTGCTGGGGAAGACCCATAATAAGTTATTAGCATTATTAATTCACAGTTCACAGCACTGATTAAATTAATTTGCAACTTCTAATATCTATAGGTAAGTAACTAaaccaatttaaataattcttttaagATAGAAAAAGATTTCCTCGACCAGAAAAAGAGATGGAAAAAGATTCATTCTTACTTAGCAAGTATGTTTTGCGTCTCTGAGTAATCCTTTAGGCTAAAGAGTGCGTCTACAGAATTTTCTGTTGCCTTCACCACTCCCACCAGTTCACCAATTGTTTTGCAAATGGAATGTACTGCAGTGTATGAAGTGTTGTTGCCAATATCATTTATACGGATGGTGACAGATTCTGGGACTGGTAGAGGACGAATTGGAAGATCAAAACTACCAATTGTGATATTACCAGCTGAAATGGCTCTTGAGCTTGATTCTTCATTCTACAAATCAAGATCTCAGTAAGCATTTTCATGTTATTCGCAAAATAGATGACTTAAATAACTCTATCAAGTACCTCATATTTCACAAAACAACGATCTAGTCCACTGGCCACATTTTCCATGGAAGAACTG of Daucus carota subsp. sativus chromosome 3, DH1 v3.0, whole genome shotgun sequence contains these proteins:
- the LOC108211260 gene encoding uncharacterized protein LOC108211260 isoform X2, producing the protein MHSSLASEDDFSDLGPPVIQGVNTRLKLATEKPEFFRQSKDDSRNSTASKQDMKIIPRARDLLMSMDKLSRTSAKIEKSENTRPKTEKAENARLIVEKANGTHPTTKKPKNYSDVTSNNKCHSSIKNSSSISIENVPSAVNMSELLESLSTFGKVSSSSMENVASGLDRCFVKYENEESSSRAISAGNITIGSFDLPIRPLPVPESVTIRINDIGNNTSYTAVHSICKTIGELVGVVKATENSVDALFSLKDYSETQNILAKLNDKIVDNCKWSAHLLLNTSSPEEVSKNERIQLGLQVSNQLKMLKTEMSTRKVYAEDLEYMHMAIMHLEEQHHIGSTTN